The stretch of DNA TAGCAAGAAAACAGAAATATCGCAAATATTACGAGCAATATCTCTGTCACATTCATCAACATTTTATTCACCAACATAAAATGTATCCTCCATCGAGCAGTACTGTTCACTAATCATTTTTCTTCTATCTTCACTGATTGAAATCTTCTTTCCATTATCCATTATAACAAAGTCATATGCCAATCCATCCACATGTCTATAATTTACAAGAAAAGATTGATGCACACGTAAAAACGGCATTTTACAGTTCTTCAAGCTTTTCTCAATCTCATTCAGTTTTTCGTATACTTCATAGGTATCTTTTTCTGTTACAATGGATATTTTTCGTCTATTGCTTTCAAAATATAAAATGTCTCTTACCGGAACTTTATAACTTATTCTCTTATAACTATATCGAAAATAAAAATCGGTATTATTTATATCACTGAATGCAGCTTTAAAACATGTTTCCATCTGTTCTTCAGCTACTGGCTTCACGAGAAATTGAAATGGACGAACAGAAAAAGAGTCTCTCATATGATTTTCATGGCTTGTGACGTAAATAATCAAAACATTTTTGTCATACGTTCTTATTCTTTTTGCTACTGAGATACCATCTTCTTTCGGCATTTCAATATCAAGATAAATAATATCAAATTTACTGTCCTTTATAATAGCATCCAGCAAACCTTGTCCATTCCAGAAAACTTCCGTCTCTACTTCAACAAAATTTTTGTTTGCTATTTTTCGTACTAAATTTTCAATCGTTCCTGTAATCTGTATATCATCATCGCAAATTGCTATATTTAGCATTTTAATCCACTCTCTTCTGTTCCCTTTTTCTCTTTTCATCCAATTTTTTAATAATTTGTATAATTGACCATATCATTTCCTGATCATATTTATCCAGGTTCTTGTATATCTCCACAAGATCATAGTATTCGTCCAACGTCTCATTCACTTTCATTTGTCCCTGTAAATCTCTCTTAACCTCTGATAGCCCTAACAAATAATCTGTTGTCACATTAAAATATACCGCTATTTTTTTTAGAATGTCTACTTTAATAAACGTAACATCTCTTTCATATTTACTGAGCATCTGTTGTGTTATTCCTAATTCTGCGGCCAAAATTTCTTGTATTAACCCTCTTTTTTCACGAAGTTGTTTGATACGACTTTCCATAATTGGTTACCTCTTAAACATATTTTACTATCATGCTACCTTAATTCTTTTCAGTCGGTACAAATAATAGAAGTAATCAATTACCTTTAATTATAAACTCCAATTTTCCCTATTTTCAAAAATACAAGCCCCCTGAAAGCATCAAATATAATGTGAACTTCCAGTCTTTTTCCGTCTAAATCGAGTGACACTATATATGTGACTCAAAATAATTCTATTTTTCTGTCTTTTCTCCATCTGATCCTGCATTTAAAAAGTTCATGATCTCCTCATATGACCGTCCACTTTTTACAACCGCTGACAGGATTTCTTCTTTCCTTATGGCATCACGCTTGTCTAGCAGCTCTTTCAGATTTGCTGTTGCCTGATCATATTTTTTCTTCGCTGCTATAACATCAGCCTCTGCTTTTTCAATCTTTTCTTCCAATGCTTCCCTGCTTGTTTTTCTTGTTCTTGCCATCTTTATTCCCTTCCTTATTCAGCTTTTTTCAGTTCCTTACTCAGCTCTGATGCAAAGTATTTTATACTGTTTGTATCCAGTCCAAAAGCTTTCAATATTACTTTCTGATTCGCTGTTACTGCATGATCCAGCCGATATATATTATCTAACTGGCGTACCATTTCTATTTTTTCCAGCTCTTTTAGTGCCGCCGGTACAGTCATATAATTCGGTCTCTTATCCAGTTTTTTCATCTCTTCTTTTAGTTTTATATACATCTTGCAGCGCACGATCATAGCTACGAACTCAACAAATATCTTCGCTCTTGCTGATTCTTCTGAATACACCCGGATGCTCTTATTTCCCAGATATGATTTATCTCCACGGAACAGTTTCTCCGATACATCCCTGCTCTTATATAGCTCGATTGCTTCCTTCGCACTCATCTTTTCCGATGTAATGATACAAAAATATCCTGCCAGATCGAGTTCTCTTTCTAACACACTGTTGCGTTCTTCCGGCAATACAAAAGCCTGGCTCTTTTCATCATAATGAAGGTTAAAGTACTTCTCAAATCCAGGGCCGAATTCCTTCACTTTATTCTGATACTTTTTCAGATACTGTGTCATCTGGTTGATCCTGTTTTCAATCTCTATCCGTTCTGCACTTTCTTTTGAAATACTATGATACAAATGAAAATAACGTTCTTTTTTATCACTTGCATACAGCCTGTGCCGTATTGTCTTTCCGTAAACTCCATATTCATAGATATTGTTTGCTCGCTTATTCTCGAATGTCCCTTTATTTTCCAGGATCAATCCATTTACAAGGGCAGACATCCCTTTTACCATGATTATAAAACTATACCCACATTTGTCCATATATTGTATGTTTTCGCAGCTGAAATAACCCCTGTCCAAAATAAATCCGATCTTCTTATAACCATATCCAGATGCCTTATCCAACATGAACTGAAGCTGGGAGATATCATTCAGGCTGCCAGGATATTTTTCATAAAATAATGGTTCCTGATTACGGGTGCCATACGCAACTGTATAATTAAATACTGCCTCTCCCACATCTACTTTCGGATGCCCAAATTCGACCATTTCTATATCTCCCGCCTGACAGTTTTTATTCGTTGAATCATAAGAAATATAGATCTTTTCGCGGTAATCCCGTGACTCATTCCATGTATTCAGAAAGCCTGTACTTTGGTTATCTGTTATTGAATTCAAAAAGTCTGATACCCTCGAATCACTGTATTGTTTCATCTTTTCCGTAAAAAGTGGATGGTTGTATGTATAATCCGGATAGTATTGTGCTGCATTATTTTCTGCTATGATCGAATAAACAACCAGATCTAAAAACAGCCCCATATCATGCGGTTCAAAATACTTTCCAAGGATATCTTTCAATCTGCATTCTTCTATGAT from Blautia sp. SC05B48 encodes:
- a CDS encoding LytR/AlgR family response regulator transcription factor gives rise to the protein MLNIAICDDDIQITGTIENLVRKIANKNFVEVETEVFWNGQGLLDAIIKDSKFDIIYLDIEMPKEDGISVAKRIRTYDKNVLIIYVTSHENHMRDSFSVRPFQFLVKPVAEEQMETCFKAAFSDINNTDFYFRYSYKRISYKVPVRDILYFESNRRKISIVTEKDTYEVYEKLNEIEKSLKNCKMPFLRVHQSFLVNYRHVDGLAYDFVIMDNGKKISISEDRRKMISEQYCSMEDTFYVGE
- a CDS encoding helix-turn-helix domain-containing protein — protein: MESRIKQLREKRGLIQEILAAELGITQQMLSKYERDVTFIKVDILKKIAVYFNVTTDYLLGLSEVKRDLQGQMKVNETLDEYYDLVEIYKNLDKYDQEMIWSIIQIIKKLDEKRKREQKRVD
- a CDS encoding IS1634 family transposase; protein product: MYLDFLVKVPTVKGKITRRKKSNVVYIEYEYDRVYDPSRKYTFPKRVTIGKLSDTDLELMRPNQNFLKYFPDAELPECKNRTYRSSCLRVGTYFVLRKIIEECRLKDILGKYFEPHDMGLFLDLVVYSIIAENNAAQYYPDYTYNHPLFTEKMKQYSDSRVSDFLNSITDNQSTGFLNTWNESRDYREKIYISYDSTNKNCQAGDIEMVEFGHPKVDVGEAVFNYTVAYGTRNQEPLFYEKYPGSLNDISQLQFMLDKASGYGYKKIGFILDRGYFSCENIQYMDKCGYSFIIMVKGMSALVNGLILENKGTFENKRANNIYEYGVYGKTIRHRLYASDKKERYFHLYHSISKESAERIEIENRINQMTQYLKKYQNKVKEFGPGFEKYFNLHYDEKSQAFVLPEERNSVLERELDLAGYFCIITSEKMSAKEAIELYKSRDVSEKLFRGDKSYLGNKSIRVYSEESARAKIFVEFVAMIVRCKMYIKLKEEMKKLDKRPNYMTVPAALKELEKIEMVRQLDNIYRLDHAVTANQKVILKAFGLDTNSIKYFASELSKELKKAE